AATTGTCGTCCGAACCATGATAGCTCACCCATCTCGTGAAACCTGAAATAGAACTGACCATCAACaaacaaagaattaaagaaagaaagaataaaattagCAATACTAGTACTACAAAAATTTATTCGAGTCTTATTATAATTTGCTACATAATTAGTTGTGAGTGGTGAAAAATGGATctactattttttcttcattatatTGTGAGTTGTGGGTAGTGGTGAAAGTTGTGTAAATTTTTGAcatcttaggatttttttttttttggaataaaatacACTTTTGTGCTTTGCCATGAATATCTATTGTATCTCGTGTAGCGGAAATGATTCACCTAGATACGTGCCTCGATTTAAAATTTTCcagaatgaaatgaaaaacattTAATAAGGTCAATGTCTTCCCAACAGTAATTTCCCTTCACCGATCGTCGCTATGCCCTACACCAATAAATTTTAGCTGTCAGATGGATTTTACTTTTACGTTTTAGAAAGTAAATTGTTGGTCTAGACCATTGATACCATCATAAAACTTCAACCTACTTTCACCTAAATCTATCTGTGGCCACGAATCAATAAACCCTTTATATTcttaggaaagaaaaaaaaaaaaaaaaaaccctttatgTTTTATATAGTATTACCAAGTATCAAATGCTAATGCATGTACGTGCATTCGTTTGAAAACTATtgacttctttcttttgtttctgaAATATTTTTAGTTGGCTACCCTCATTTGAAACCAAATTCTGCTAAGTACAGAATGGAAGACAATATTATGAATTCAGTTGTAGTTGGAGTCATTTCATGGTCAACAATATTTCTGTTAACAAGGAGGGTCTTTCATAAGCTTTCATTTGAATTCAGCAACCGAGTTGTTTCAACAATTCATGCAACTTTAGCTGTAATATTAGCCTCTCTCTCAGTTCAAGATTGGAGGTGCCCAGTTTGTCCCTTGGCTTCAAAATCTTCTCCAAAGCAGGTATTTTATCTAACATGTTTGTCATTTTATTCTTCCTAATTTATGGGGttgttttttttgaaatctCTTGGAATTTTTCGCACATTAGTCTGTCTTTTTCAGTTCGTAAACAAATTCTAATGTGGGAATTCTGTTTGAGAGCCTAGTTTAAATTTAGTGATTGTTGTGTTTTAGTAACTCTCATTTTGATGGTGGGAACTTGATTGTTGAGCAGATGCAAACTCTAGCAGTGACCCTTTCTTATATGATCTATGATTTGGTGTGTTCCCActttaacaaaaaattcaaacttgacaattcaatccaccATCTGGTCAGCATTGTTGGAATGGGAGCCGGCCTAGCCTATAACAAGGTATTAATCTTTACATTTTGATGACCTTGGGCTGATAATATATAGAGTTAATG
This genomic stretch from Castanea sativa cultivar Marrone di Chiusa Pesio chromosome 1, ASM4071231v1 harbors:
- the LOC142624069 gene encoding uncharacterized protein LOC142624069 isoform X1, with amino-acid sequence MEDNIMNSVVVGVISWSTIFLLTRRVFHKLSFEFSNRVVSTIHATLAVILASLSVQDWRCPVCPLASKSSPKQMQTLAVTLSYMIYDLVCSHFNKKFKLDNSIHHLVSIVGMGAGLAYNKSGSELVAALWVSEISSPFLHLRELLKELGYKDTDLNLVADILFAVIFTFARMGCGSYITYLTVAANNPFVIKAMALSLLLVSAFWFYKIAAMVNYKLMKRTNKSVA
- the LOC142624069 gene encoding uncharacterized protein LOC142624069 isoform X2, coding for MEDNIMNSVVVGVISWSTIFLLTRRVFHKLSFEFSNRVVSTIHATLAVILASLSVQDWRCPVCPLASKSSPKQMQTLAVTLSYMIYDLVCSHFNKKFKLDNSIHHLVSIVGMGAGLAYNKSGSELVAALWVSEISSPFLHLRELLKELGYKDTDLNLVADILFAVIFTFARMGCGSYITYLTVAANNPFVIKCLLVLQNRCNGELQIDEED